Sequence from the Brachionichthys hirsutus isolate HB-005 chromosome 4, CSIRO-AGI_Bhir_v1, whole genome shotgun sequence genome:
GTTCATACATCACGTCATCTCAGAACGGTTGCTATAGCGACCAGGTAAGGAGACGCATCGTTCAGGCATCATCACAGAACGGTTGCTATAGCGACCAGGTAAGGAGACTCATCGTTCCGACATCATCTCAGAACGGTTGCCGTGGCGATAATCCTCAGACAAATAAACCGACGCCGTATTGCTCATCTACTAACGAGCCTCCTTTGATGACAGACATCACTGACTGATCGGCTGTGATTAATCCCTGCGCTGTGGCTGGCAGGCTTTGAACTGATGGGCAGCGTCTCCAGCTACTTTACGGACTTTGAGGACAAATCACAAGTGCTGGAGTGGAGGAATCTGGTCCGGCTCATCGCCCAGAGGTACATCGGTAAGCGGGCCGGATGGGGTTCTGGACCGGGCCGGCGTGCGCTAcgcggctctgattggttgctggTTTCTGTCCTTTTCATCCTGGACGCTGCTTCTCAGATATTTACGGTCTGGGAACCGTTTCTCGGTGGAACTTCGAAACGTGGAACGAGCCCAGCAACCGGGACTTTGACGGCGTCGCCATGTCGGTTCAAGGTAAACGCGGCGGCCGCCCTGCGTGACGCCGCTCCGCGGGCCAGagcctgactccgccccccgcCTGGTTCTTATTCAGGGTTTCTGAACTACTACGACGCCTGTTCGGAGGGTCTGCGCGCCGCCAGCAGCCTCCTGAGGTTCGGCGGTCCAGGAGACGGGTGTCACTCGCCCCCCCGCTCGCCGTACTGCTGGGCGATGCTGCAGCACTGCTACAACGGCACCAACTACTTCACCGGGGAGACGGGGGTCAGGATCGACTACGTCGCCCTGCACAAGAAGGTGGGCTCGCCGTGAACCCGGTCCGCTGCCCGCCCGACGCGCTTTCTGGAACGCCTCTTTGTTCCCGccctccaggggggggggcactccttGCCCAtcctgctggaggagatccAGACGGTGGAGGAGATCCAGCAGCTCTTCCCCCGCTTCCGCCGCCTCCCCGTTTACAACGACGAGGCTGATCCGCTGGTGGGCTGGTCCCGCCCCCAGGAGTGGCGTGCTGATGTGACCTACGCTGCCATGGTGGTGAAGGTGAGGTGTCGCAtgaccccgcccccgcccccccccagctctgttGAAGGGGGGCGGGTCAACTAACCCCTCCCTCCACCAGGTGATCCAGCAGCACCAGGTTCTGCTCCTGGCCGACCCAAACTGCACCGTCAACTACACCCTGCTGAGCAACGACAACGCCTTTCTCAGCTACTGGCCACACCCCTTCACCCAGCGCACGCTCACCGCCCGCTTCCAGGTCAACAACACCCGCCCGCCCCACGTGCAGCTCATCAGGAAGCCCGTCCTCGCCGTCATGGGCCTGCTGGCGCTGCTAGGTGACGCCCCCTCTGAGCAGGTGAGCCTTCCAGGGCGGATAGGCGCGGGTTCTAAAGGCGGGTCCTCCCGTGTGGTTCCAGGAGAGACCCAGATCCTGGCCCGGGTTCTCAACTCCAGCAGCAACACGCTGGGAGTTCTCGCCAGCCGCCACGAGCCCGCCGCGGCGGGCGGGTCGGACAGCTGGCAGGCGGCGGTGCTGCTGTACAACAGCGACGACAACggcaccgccgccgccgccgatgaCGTCATCGTCTCGCTGAGAGGCCTGGCGGGACAAACGGGTACGTTCAGGAAAGAAAGCGCCGCCGGTTTTTAGCAGGCCTTCGCTTGCGGACGCGGGTTTGACTCCGGGCCTGCTCCGTGTCCAGGTCTTGTTTACGTCACGTATTACATGGACAACAGCGTGACGAACCCGTACCGGCTGTGGCGCCGCATGGGCCGGCCCGACTACCCGACAGCGCAGCAGTTCAGACGCCTCAGGAGTGTTCAGGTAAACAGTGACGTCACCGTTAGCGTGGTGACGTCACCGTTAGCGCGGCAACGTCACCGTTAGCGTGGTGATGTCATCCGTTAGCGTGGCGACGTCACCGTCAGCGCGGTGACATCCGTTAGCGTGGTGACGTCACCTTTAAACCAGAGGAGAGCGTGAAAACAGTCAAATCTGtgctagcgatgct
This genomic interval carries:
- the idua gene encoding alpha-L-iduronidase, which produces MLRHLLSVKTTAAFVVLAIFTRTSAAASLVAVDAGRSVGDLRHFWRSTGFCPPLPHNQSHQFDLSIDQQQNLAFVGSVPHGGIQQVRIHWMLELVTARDAAGRVQYNFTKLDQLVDLLWINGLQPGFELMGSVSSYFTDFEDKSQVLEWRNLVRLIAQRYIDIYGLGTVSRWNFETWNEPSNRDFDGVAMSVQGFLNYYDACSEGLRAASSLLRFGGPGDGCHSPPRSPYCWAMLQHCYNGTNYFTGETGVRIDYVALHKKGGGHSLPILLEEIQTVEEIQQLFPRFRRLPVYNDEADPLVGWSRPQEWRADVTYAAMVVKVIQQHQVLLLADPNCTVNYTLLSNDNAFLSYWPHPFTQRTLTARFQVNNTRPPHVQLIRKPVLAVMGLLALLGETQILARVLNSSSNTLGVLASRHEPAAAGGSDSWQAAVLLYNSDDNGTAAAADDVIVSLRGLAGQTGLVYVTYYMDNSVTNPYRLWRRMGRPDYPTAQQFRRLRSVQDPLVGGPWGVPAGDTLSLEARLAVPSVLLVHVCARPESAPEQVGGLRFIGITQGQVLVVWSDRRVRSKCIKTFEVEFSERQLDFARVNARDTVFTSFVFSPAALQVRGLYRVRAVDYWGRPGPYSPPRRYSGDARSSDPSLMGTFDKRTET